A genomic region of Prochlorococcus marinus XMU1405 contains the following coding sequences:
- a CDS encoding nucleotide sugar dehydrogenase has protein sequence MKNKSFNLPNLDKDINIAVIGLGYVGLPLALLIDKRISKSRIIGFDIQKERIDQLNNKIDKTGLVKEKEINNFFKKSFFTYYENELEKCSIFIVCVPTPVDEHKVPNLNPLKNASEIISKAIKRSEIKGINQNIRKVIIYESTVYPGVTEEICGSLLEKKLNCKIGEKFSLGYSPERVSPSLDNQISLESIVKLTSGSDEETRKLVDKFYSLILNSKTFSTSSIKIAEAAKVVENIQRDINIALMNELSLIFRNMELDTYDVIEAASTKWNFIPFNPGLVGGHCIGVDPYYLAYAAEKYNVHTELIKSGRRINDNMAGWIARTVSKIFNANSKSISMNSVLIVGACFKRDCPDLRNSQSIILAKLLEKYGFEVEVIDYLASAFDLTSHKGICINSKPQKPNGYGIIICTVAHKKYTEWEEKDWVNLKVNEQSLIFDIENVVPRNLNPIRF, from the coding sequence TTGAAAAATAAATCTTTTAATCTACCTAATTTGGATAAAGATATAAATATTGCTGTCATAGGGTTAGGCTATGTAGGATTACCTTTAGCATTGTTAATTGATAAAAGAATTTCCAAATCTAGAATAATTGGTTTTGATATTCAAAAAGAAAGAATTGATCAATTAAATAATAAAATAGACAAAACGGGTTTAGTAAAAGAAAAAGAGATTAATAATTTTTTCAAGAAGTCTTTTTTTACTTATTACGAAAATGAACTCGAAAAATGTTCTATCTTTATTGTGTGCGTTCCTACCCCTGTCGATGAACATAAAGTACCTAATTTAAATCCATTAAAAAATGCTAGTGAAATAATTTCTAAAGCAATAAAACGATCAGAAATAAAGGGAATCAATCAAAATATTAGAAAAGTTATTATATATGAATCTACGGTTTATCCAGGAGTTACAGAGGAAATATGTGGCTCATTACTAGAAAAAAAATTAAATTGCAAAATTGGTGAAAAGTTTTCTCTTGGATATAGTCCAGAGAGAGTTAGCCCAAGTTTGGATAATCAAATTTCTTTGGAATCAATAGTTAAATTAACAAGCGGTAGTGATGAAGAGACTAGGAAATTGGTAGATAAATTCTATTCCTTAATTCTTAATTCGAAAACATTTTCTACTTCTTCAATCAAAATTGCTGAGGCTGCAAAAGTAGTTGAGAATATTCAAAGAGATATAAATATTGCATTAATGAATGAATTATCGTTGATTTTTAGAAATATGGAATTAGATACATATGACGTAATTGAGGCAGCCTCTACAAAATGGAATTTTATTCCATTTAATCCTGGCTTGGTGGGAGGACATTGTATTGGAGTTGACCCCTACTATCTTGCATATGCCGCTGAAAAATATAATGTACATACTGAATTGATTAAAAGTGGAAGAAGAATTAATGATAATATGGCGGGTTGGATTGCAAGAACAGTTTCGAAAATCTTTAATGCAAATTCAAAAAGTATTTCAATGAATTCAGTTTTAATTGTTGGAGCTTGCTTCAAGAGAGACTGTCCAGATTTACGAAATAGCCAATCAATAATTTTAGCAAAATTACTTGAAAAATACGGATTTGAAGTTGAAGTTATTGATTACTTAGCTAGTGCATTTGATTTGACTTCTCATAAAGGAATATGTATTAATTCAAAACCTCAAAAACCAAATGGTTATGGAATTATAATTTGTACAGTCGCACATAAGAAATATACTGAATGGGAAGAAAAAGATTGGGTAAATTTAAAAGTAAATGAACAATCCTTAATTTTTGATATTGAGAATGTAGTCCCAAGAAATCTCAATCCTATTAGGTTTTAA
- a CDS encoding class I SAM-dependent methyltransferase translates to MNDFEYHKYLLTRSLIGKTYRNFYLYPRINKYTKGKILDVGCGIGDYLSFNKNAIGTDINKYNIDYLRNKKMHVILMEKDKLPFNNNKFDSILLDNVIEHIISPEKLISELVRVSKNNAYLIVGVPGLKGYKRDPDHKVFYTRDNLNNLFKNYGYASTKTLYFPFRFPFLSANLSSYSIFCVYKLNKNPNTI, encoded by the coding sequence ATGAATGATTTTGAATACCACAAGTATCTTTTAACAAGATCTTTAATAGGTAAAACTTATAGAAATTTCTATCTTTACCCACGTATAAATAAATATACAAAGGGGAAAATATTAGATGTTGGGTGCGGGATCGGAGATTACCTTTCATTCAACAAAAATGCAATTGGAACAGATATTAATAAATACAATATTGATTATTTAAGAAATAAAAAGATGCATGTTATCTTAATGGAAAAAGATAAATTACCATTTAACAATAATAAATTTGATTCAATTCTTTTAGATAATGTTATCGAACATATCATTTCCCCTGAAAAGTTAATTAGTGAATTAGTAAGGGTATCAAAGAATAATGCTTATCTAATTGTTGGAGTTCCAGGTTTGAAAGGCTATAAGAGAGATCCTGATCATAAAGTTTTTTATACAAGAGATAATTTAAATAATTTATTCAAAAACTATGGTTATGCTTCGACAAAAACTCTTTATTTTCCTTTTAGATTTCCATTCTTATCTGCAAATTTAAGTTCTTATTCAATTTTTTGCGTATACAAGCTGAATAAAAATCCAAATACTATTTAA
- a CDS encoding glycosyltransferase, giving the protein MKQLYVILPSPNATGPIKGAFAVINKLTQEFDITVVFLKSGIGINTFVDKKIKVLNLNEYGTFFRKYIFLKNYLKNKKTSQKLIIFSMCFSGDLMNVLLNFGGKYLSFTSVRGNLLMNYFYSYGIMGIFLACFHLFIQRFTSYPLSLNHSISKQISFFSGKESIIIPNCVDEEFLEKFRKTIEHKDSPLTFVFIGDLSVRKNPILLINQFSKLKYNKVFLHIIGDGPLFNKVKEKIIKLGISDKTLIHGKLSEPYEILQKADVFVLPSYSEGTSRAMLEALFFGIPCLVRDVDCNKQIFNEEKFIGDLFEKDDELYSKMLSTALRSRKIKNKQSLLPKRFTQTNVVEKFKEIFNYE; this is encoded by the coding sequence ATGAAGCAACTTTATGTGATCCTACCATCTCCTAACGCAACAGGTCCTATAAAAGGGGCTTTCGCAGTTATTAATAAATTAACTCAGGAATTTGACATAACAGTTGTTTTTTTAAAGTCAGGTATAGGAATTAATACATTTGTTGATAAGAAAATAAAAGTTTTAAATTTAAATGAATATGGAACCTTTTTTAGAAAATATATTTTTCTAAAGAATTATCTAAAAAATAAAAAAACTTCTCAAAAATTAATAATTTTTTCAATGTGTTTTTCAGGGGATTTGATGAATGTATTACTAAATTTTGGTGGGAAATATTTATCTTTTACTTCTGTTAGAGGGAATTTGCTGATGAATTATTTTTATAGTTATGGGATTATGGGCATTTTTCTAGCTTGTTTTCATTTATTTATACAAAGATTTACTAGTTATCCATTATCTTTAAATCATTCAATTTCAAAGCAAATTAGTTTTTTCTCTGGTAAAGAATCTATAATAATTCCTAATTGTGTTGATGAAGAATTTCTTGAGAAGTTTAGAAAGACAATAGAGCATAAAGATTCTCCTCTAACTTTTGTATTCATTGGAGATTTAAGTGTTCGAAAAAATCCAATATTATTAATAAATCAATTTTCAAAACTTAAATATAATAAAGTTTTCCTGCACATAATTGGCGATGGTCCACTCTTTAATAAAGTCAAAGAAAAGATAATTAAATTGGGAATATCTGATAAAACTTTAATTCATGGAAAATTAAGCGAACCCTATGAAATTCTTCAAAAAGCTGATGTTTTTGTCTTGCCATCATATTCAGAGGGTACCTCCCGAGCAATGCTCGAAGCTCTATTCTTTGGTATTCCATGTTTAGTTAGAGATGTTGATTGCAACAAGCAAATTTTTAATGAAGAAAAATTTATTGGTGATCTTTTTGAGAAAGATGATGAGTTGTATTCCAAAATGCTATCAACTGCCTTAAGATCTAGGAAAATAAAAAATAAACAATCTTTGCTACCAAAAAGATTTACCCAAACTAATGTTGTAGAGAAATTCAAAGAAATCTTTAATTATGAATGA
- a CDS encoding glycosyltransferase family 2 protein — protein sequence MNAQISVSIVTFYTERTAKLIKKINVLKNLLIELSENYLVQNIFISDNSLDSKFVAQFKSIPKVIYVHNKSNYGYAKGHNISRDYLKYLKYHLIINPDIIFAKQTSENVLSRLISFMEKDTDVHMIQPLICDEGSEKIQYLCKRNPTLFIQFLRGFSNPKILNFFKKYNHWYEMRESAYKNKPVESTYLSGSFMLCRRKYLDINNWMDSRYFMYLEDADLTRSFNKFGKCIHYPLVKVEHLWEKGSKKYLFLKIHAIRSFIFYSLKWGLKII from the coding sequence ATGAATGCGCAAATATCGGTAAGTATAGTCACATTTTACACAGAAAGAACAGCTAAATTAATAAAAAAAATAAATGTACTTAAAAATCTCTTAATAGAATTGAGTGAAAATTATTTAGTTCAAAATATTTTCATCTCTGACAATAGTTTAGATTCAAAATTTGTAGCCCAATTCAAATCAATCCCTAAAGTAATTTATGTCCATAATAAATCAAATTATGGATATGCTAAAGGTCATAATATAAGTCGAGATTATCTCAAATATTTAAAATATCATCTAATAATAAATCCAGATATAATTTTTGCAAAACAAACTTCTGAAAATGTATTATCAAGACTAATTTCTTTTATGGAAAAAGATACTGATGTTCATATGATACAACCATTAATTTGCGATGAAGGTTCAGAAAAAATTCAATATTTATGTAAAAGAAATCCTACTCTATTTATTCAGTTTCTTAGAGGTTTTTCTAATCCCAAAATTTTAAACTTTTTCAAAAAATATAATCATTGGTATGAAATGCGTGAATCAGCTTATAAAAATAAACCAGTAGAGAGTACTTATTTGTCTGGCTCTTTCATGCTTTGTAGAAGAAAATATCTTGATATAAATAACTGGATGGACTCAAGATATTTTATGTATTTAGAAGATGCGGACTTAACAAGAAGTTTTAACAAATTTGGTAAATGTATTCATTATCCACTTGTTAAAGTAGAGCATCTTTGGGAAAAAGGTAGTAAAAAATATTTATTTTTAAAAATCCATGCGATTCGATCATTCATATTCTACTCTTTAAAATGGGGGCTAAAAATTATATGA
- a CDS encoding sugar transferase: protein MKNNFFEIYSPEIKEFSKYSYILIPDSNIKNLNKVYSLIDINKYNIPILTKTEWCAAKLEKIPSEYLLKDEIEVSAILRSTKNRSFQLKRTFDIFISIFLLLSTFPIVILTIFLIFIEDGFPIFYIQKRHGIDNKIIKLPKFRSMLKTAEINGPTWAKKDDIRVTKIGKYIRLLRIDEIPQLLLVLKGEMSLVGPRPERPEIDEFLKEKIHLYDLRYKVLPGISGWAQVNYPYGSSTYDSKEKLSYDLFYIKNQSFLLDLLIILKTVRRVLTASGANPNTK, encoded by the coding sequence TTGAAAAATAATTTTTTTGAAATTTATTCTCCTGAAATAAAAGAATTTTCTAAATATTCATATATTCTAATTCCAGATTCAAATATTAAAAACTTAAATAAAGTTTATTCTTTAATTGATATAAACAAATACAATATACCAATACTCACAAAAACAGAATGGTGCGCTGCAAAACTTGAAAAAATTCCATCTGAATATTTATTAAAAGATGAAATAGAGGTTTCTGCAATTTTAAGGTCTACAAAAAATAGATCTTTTCAGCTCAAAAGAACTTTTGATATTTTTATAAGCATATTTTTACTTTTATCTACTTTCCCAATAGTAATATTAACCATTTTTTTGATTTTTATAGAAGATGGTTTCCCTATTTTTTATATCCAAAAAAGACATGGTATCGATAATAAAATTATAAAACTTCCGAAATTCAGAAGCATGTTAAAAACTGCAGAAATCAATGGTCCAACTTGGGCAAAAAAAGATGATATCAGAGTAACCAAAATTGGGAAATATATTAGATTACTAAGAATAGATGAAATACCGCAATTATTACTTGTTTTAAAGGGTGAAATGAGTCTTGTTGGTCCTAGGCCAGAGAGGCCAGAAATTGATGAATTTTTAAAAGAAAAAATTCATCTATACGACCTTAGATATAAAGTATTACCTGGAATAAGTGGCTGGGCACAAGTAAACTATCCATACGGTTCATCTACATATGATTCTAAGGAAAAGTTGAGCTACGACCTATTTTATATAAAGAACCAATCCTTTCTACTTGATTTATTGATTATATTAAAAACAGTAAGGAGGGTTCTAACAGCATCAGGGGCCAATCCCAATACAAAATGA
- a CDS encoding ABC transporter ATP-binding protein translates to MQAISLNLILEIWFHISKKRKRQFTFLIFCTLLSAILESLTVALIFPFIQALSDPNTLIDNQYVYSLNLFFNINNPNYFILPLTIILGSSSAFSGLINIFKIWFTEHLTALITSDISKECFKKVISQSYINFSKKNSSYFSSTIINEIRETQTVIFCTLRVISAFLLLFAVFATLLLLSFRLTIYSIFFVLVFYFFTGYFVNNSLLRNSRLITFSNKMLIKKLQESFGNIKDIILYSNQKNFLEDFSLIEKKLRNREAQNRFLGLFTKYLIESIGIIIISAITCYLLLDDSGNKNFAPILGVLAFGSLKVISPIQQIYNNWAFIKSREAGLKAVLEVLNLPIKRNIYKKQKLPFKNHDNNFIEIKNLQYRYSKNEKNILDIKNIKIKKGETIGIIGSTGSGKSTLIDLIMGLLIPNKGNIFVNGKDIFSSEKFLETWQKSISHVPQEIYLFDSSIKNNITCTSLKKEFQKDYFNEVLEIAMLKNFIASKEKNIETLIGERGSILSGGQRQRLGIARALYRNSEVLIFDEATSALDFKTESKIIKNINNFRKNLTIIMVAHRLNTLKNCDKVIKLDKGLIQTIFNKNEFNDLFSKGLI, encoded by the coding sequence TTGCAGGCAATATCATTAAATCTTATTCTAGAAATATGGTTTCACATTTCTAAAAAAAGAAAAAGACAATTTACTTTTTTAATATTTTGTACTTTATTATCTGCGATATTAGAAAGCCTAACAGTCGCATTAATTTTTCCTTTTATTCAAGCCTTATCAGATCCGAACACATTAATAGATAACCAATATGTATATTCACTTAACTTATTCTTTAATATTAATAATCCAAATTACTTTATTTTACCGTTAACAATAATACTTGGATCATCAAGTGCTTTTTCAGGTTTAATAAATATATTTAAAATTTGGTTCACAGAGCATCTTACTGCCTTAATCACCTCAGATATCAGCAAAGAATGCTTTAAAAAAGTTATAAGTCAGTCTTATATAAATTTTTCTAAAAAAAACAGTAGTTATTTTTCTTCAACAATAATAAACGAAATAAGAGAAACTCAAACTGTAATATTCTGTACCTTAAGAGTGATTTCTGCTTTTTTATTATTGTTTGCAGTTTTTGCAACTTTATTATTATTAAGCTTCAGATTAACAATATACTCAATATTTTTTGTATTAGTTTTTTACTTTTTTACTGGATATTTTGTTAATAATTCCCTTCTTAGAAATAGTAGGCTAATAACCTTTTCAAATAAGATGTTAATTAAAAAACTACAGGAATCTTTTGGAAATATCAAGGATATAATTTTATATTCAAATCAAAAGAATTTCTTAGAAGATTTTTCTTTGATTGAAAAAAAATTAAGAAATAGAGAGGCTCAAAACAGATTCTTAGGACTTTTCACAAAATATCTTATTGAATCAATTGGAATAATCATCATTTCAGCAATTACTTGTTATTTATTATTAGATGATTCAGGGAATAAAAACTTTGCACCCATACTTGGAGTTTTAGCATTTGGTTCTTTAAAAGTAATTTCACCAATACAGCAAATTTATAATAATTGGGCATTCATTAAATCAAGAGAGGCAGGATTAAAAGCCGTTTTAGAAGTTCTAAATTTACCAATCAAAAGAAATATTTATAAAAAACAAAAACTTCCTTTTAAAAATCACGATAATAATTTTATCGAAATTAAAAATCTTCAATATCGTTACAGCAAAAATGAGAAAAATATTTTAGATATCAAAAATATCAAAATAAAAAAAGGAGAAACAATTGGAATTATTGGATCAACAGGTAGCGGTAAATCAACATTAATAGACTTAATTATGGGTCTTTTAATCCCAAATAAAGGTAACATTTTTGTAAATGGTAAAGATATATTTTCAAGTGAAAAGTTTTTAGAAACTTGGCAGAAATCTATTTCACATGTGCCTCAAGAAATTTATCTATTTGATTCCTCTATTAAGAATAATATTACTTGCACCTCTTTAAAAAAAGAATTTCAAAAAGATTACTTTAATGAAGTCTTAGAAATTGCAATGTTAAAAAATTTTATAGCTTCCAAAGAAAAAAATATTGAAACTCTCATTGGAGAAAGAGGTTCTATTCTTAGCGGAGGTCAAAGACAAAGGTTAGGAATTGCTCGTGCATTATACAGAAATTCAGAAGTTTTAATCTTTGATGAAGCGACATCAGCACTAGACTTTAAAACAGAATCAAAAATAATTAAAAACATAAATAATTTTCGCAAAAATTTAACGATAATAATGGTAGCTCATAGATTAAATACATTAAAAAATTGTGATAAAGTAATAAAATTAGATAAAGGCTTAATACAAACTATTTTTAACAAGAATGAATTTAATGATCTATTTTCAAAGGGATTAATATGA
- a CDS encoding methyltransferase domain-containing protein, translated as MKGDTGDNIEARTGMWAFNGEMVKSFDKHVEKSVPLYKEGHELICQLSDFFVPNEGKIIQIGCSTGVLTGKLANHLKNKNNSILAIDIEEDMIAEANLKNNQKSIQFICEDINSYEIENESANLIIAYYSIQFIHPSQRQLLINKIYKSLKWGGAFIMFEKVRGSDARFQDILSSCYLDYKLKKGYSAENIISKQQSLKSVLEPFSRQGNIDILKRSGFIDIETIQKYICFEGFLAIK; from the coding sequence ATGAAAGGTGATACTGGGGATAACATAGAGGCTAGGACAGGCATGTGGGCATTTAATGGTGAAATGGTAAAGTCCTTCGATAAACATGTAGAAAAATCTGTACCTCTATATAAAGAAGGTCATGAATTAATATGCCAATTATCTGATTTTTTTGTTCCTAATGAAGGAAAAATTATTCAGATTGGTTGTAGCACTGGAGTATTAACAGGTAAATTAGCAAATCATCTTAAAAACAAAAATAATTCTATTCTGGCAATTGATATAGAAGAGGATATGATTGCAGAAGCAAATCTTAAAAACAATCAAAAATCAATACAATTTATTTGTGAAGATATAAATTCTTATGAAATTGAAAATGAATCAGCAAATCTAATTATTGCTTATTATTCAATACAATTTATTCATCCTAGCCAAAGGCAATTATTAATTAATAAAATTTATAAAAGTCTAAAATGGGGCGGTGCATTCATTATGTTTGAAAAAGTGAGAGGATCAGATGCAAGATTTCAGGATATATTAAGTTCTTGTTATCTTGATTACAAGTTAAAAAAAGGATATAGTGCTGAAAATATAATAAGTAAGCAACAGTCGTTAAAATCAGTTTTAGAACCATTTTCTAGGCAAGGCAATATAGATATTCTTAAAAGATCGGGCTTTATTGATATTGAGACAATTCAAAAGTATATTTGCTTTGAGGGCTTTCTCGCTATAAAGTAA
- a CDS encoding class I SAM-dependent methyltransferase, with protein sequence MKGKFLETYQKRWLNALKSGDDDIICFGYPDTQVKFFYKKYCEFIYSIIKKNFKSKDIKKLNLLELGCGRGTASIFLEKKLNLKVIGVDFSSESIQIAKNNASKYSSNARFIKGDIFEPEKILKDSNLESKKFDIIISLGVLEHIEDIDNCFKIHFNLMNKNGLFVAMIVPEKKSIQDFFSPLNRILVKINRREKKELNLKHLDRKTLSKTDDVYRSFKNKNFYKNKLEKCGYKEVLAIESNPFPTIRPLNKFLEKILVNTYNLILIFLKVLSRNDCFFNCSTNLSRCHFLQGFKR encoded by the coding sequence TTGAAAGGGAAATTTTTAGAAACTTATCAAAAAAGATGGCTGAATGCACTTAAAAGTGGTGACGATGATATTATTTGTTTTGGATATCCAGATACTCAAGTTAAATTTTTCTATAAAAAATATTGTGAATTTATATACAGTATTATCAAAAAAAACTTTAAATCAAAAGATATCAAAAAATTAAATCTTCTTGAACTTGGTTGTGGAAGAGGAACAGCAAGTATTTTTCTTGAAAAGAAACTTAATTTGAAAGTTATTGGTGTAGACTTCAGTTCTGAAAGTATTCAAATTGCAAAAAACAACGCAAGTAAATACAGTTCAAATGCACGTTTTATAAAAGGCGATATTTTTGAACCTGAAAAAATTCTCAAAGATTCAAATTTAGAATCAAAAAAATTTGATATAATTATCAGCCTTGGCGTATTAGAACATATTGAAGATATAGATAATTGTTTCAAAATTCACTTTAACTTAATGAATAAAAATGGTCTATTTGTAGCGATGATAGTACCAGAAAAAAAATCTATTCAAGATTTCTTTTCACCTTTAAACAGAATTCTTGTGAAAATTAATCGTAGAGAAAAAAAAGAACTTAATTTAAAACATTTAGATAGAAAAACCTTATCTAAAACTGATGATGTATATAGATCATTTAAAAATAAGAATTTCTATAAAAATAAACTAGAGAAATGTGGTTATAAAGAAGTTTTAGCTATTGAATCAAATCCTTTCCCTACAATTAGACCTTTAAATAAATTTTTGGAAAAGATTCTTGTAAATACCTATAATTTAATTTTAATTTTTTTGAAAGTTTTATCAAGAAATGATTGTTTCTTTAATTGTTCTACTAACTTATCAAGATGTCATTTTTTACAAGGTTTTAAAAGATGA
- a CDS encoding cytidylyltransferase domain-containing protein, with amino-acid sequence MNKYIYLIPARAGSKRIPNKNIKTLNSKPLLVHSIDFAKNFISSENIFVLTDSSKAAEISKKESAIVYFRPKEYSRDDTSMLETVLDFLSSKNIDEDLHIVLLQPTSPFRSINYFRNLLEIYENNPEASSAVSLLKCTFFHPTKIGRLQNDINFVPIMNHNSDNVDNNKRESFFVISGTFYITSIKNLKLNNSFIGQNPIGLEESSNRFCNIDEPIDFEIAKKLAKNEKCVVL; translated from the coding sequence ATGAATAAATATATATATTTAATACCTGCAAGAGCTGGTTCTAAACGCATTCCAAATAAAAATATTAAGACACTCAATTCAAAACCTTTATTAGTACATAGTATTGATTTTGCTAAGAATTTTATTTCATCTGAAAATATATTTGTATTAACAGACTCTTCAAAAGCCGCCGAGATATCAAAAAAAGAATCTGCCATTGTTTATTTTAGACCTAAAGAATATTCTCGAGATGATACAAGTATGTTAGAGACCGTTTTAGATTTTTTATCTTCAAAAAATATTGATGAAGATTTACATATAGTACTACTCCAACCAACTTCTCCCTTTAGAAGTATTAATTATTTTAGAAATCTCTTAGAAATATATGAAAATAACCCAGAAGCAAGTTCAGCAGTCTCATTATTAAAATGTACATTCTTTCATCCAACCAAAATAGGAAGATTACAAAATGATATTAATTTTGTCCCAATAATGAATCATAATAGTGATAATGTCGATAATAATAAAAGAGAAAGCTTTTTTGTAATATCTGGAACTTTCTATATCACTTCTATTAAAAATCTCAAATTAAATAATTCTTTCATTGGTCAAAATCCTATAGGTCTTGAAGAATCTAGTAATAGATTTTGCAACATTGATGAACCTATTGATTTTGAAATTGCAAAAAAATTAGCTAAGAATGAGAAATGTGTGGTTTTATAG
- a CDS encoding asparagine synthetase B family protein: MCGFIVTSKNFSINTLKEISENHISYRGSIKPLIKTSRYSHFVFSRLPIVDVSNYSNQPYIWQDISIVFNGELYNYKDLKDELINKYGIKFTGKSDVEVFLKGFITFGPKIFFKKAIGMWAYVIEDKESNIFWGRDEYGIKPLYFVLKNKNISLSSSLPALVQLKDLKINDFSKESLKTFIVYGFLDQINVPLYKDISCAKPGFTYTLKKDSPLKIEENKFEERNIKFNDIRTVLDSVIENQIPEEVDFSIALSGGLDSNILAYTIAKKNKNFSALSLELQDSAPEYNYIKQTIKDLKINHEFIKVDSDDVFNECNDIIQKLGIPMRSSQPVYQSFLRKRANELGSKVFFTGDGADEIFGGYVQGFYYFLKDNFSKVNLNEFQDFLNAKNKLNLEEVLSSIEEKCKVFKLSNNWINLFTYKSNKLPLEPKNLYEYMNFRLYMHPMPYWLSTEDVVSLKNQIETRVPFLDQRIVFRSKFQDINSLYLKGKNKFQLRQAYKDLPAHIINLQRKYPRPADTRNLVYSVKAQNAIKSFINSSFYKELNISKISRISDLYQNDMTKNNPENTDNWFRMLTCFFLLN, encoded by the coding sequence ATGTGTGGTTTTATAGTTACTAGTAAAAATTTTTCAATCAATACATTAAAAGAAATATCAGAAAATCATATTTCATATAGAGGGTCAATCAAACCTTTAATAAAAACATCAAGATACTCTCACTTTGTATTTAGCAGATTACCAATTGTAGACGTATCGAATTATTCAAACCAACCTTATATATGGCAAGATATTTCTATTGTCTTTAATGGAGAGCTTTATAACTATAAAGACTTAAAAGATGAATTAATAAATAAATATGGCATTAAATTTACTGGTAAATCAGATGTAGAAGTTTTCTTAAAAGGCTTCATAACATTTGGTCCCAAAATATTCTTCAAGAAAGCAATTGGTATGTGGGCATATGTCATTGAAGATAAGGAATCAAATATCTTTTGGGGTAGAGATGAATATGGAATAAAGCCACTATATTTTGTATTAAAAAATAAAAATATTAGTCTTTCATCGTCTTTACCTGCTTTAGTTCAATTAAAGGATTTAAAAATTAATGATTTCAGTAAAGAATCTTTAAAAACATTTATAGTATATGGTTTTCTTGATCAAATCAACGTCCCTTTATATAAAGATATCTCATGCGCGAAACCAGGTTTTACATATACTTTAAAAAAAGACTCCCCATTAAAAATAGAAGAAAATAAATTTGAAGAAAGAAATATTAAATTTAATGATATAAGAACGGTTTTAGATTCAGTTATTGAAAATCAAATACCTGAAGAAGTTGATTTTTCCATTGCATTAAGCGGAGGTTTAGATAGCAATATATTAGCTTATACTATTGCTAAAAAAAACAAAAACTTCAGTGCTTTATCATTGGAATTGCAAGACTCTGCTCCAGAATATAACTATATTAAGCAAACTATAAAAGACCTAAAAATAAATCATGAATTTATTAAAGTAGATTCAGATGATGTTTTTAATGAATGTAATGATATTATCCAAAAGCTTGGGATCCCTATGAGATCTAGCCAACCTGTTTATCAATCTTTTCTTAGAAAAAGAGCAAATGAACTAGGTTCCAAAGTTTTCTTTACAGGAGATGGAGCTGATGAAATTTTTGGTGGATATGTACAAGGATTTTATTATTTTTTAAAAGATAATTTTTCAAAAGTTAATTTAAATGAATTTCAAGATTTTCTTAATGCCAAAAATAAACTTAATTTAGAGGAAGTCTTATCTTCTATTGAAGAAAAATGCAAAGTATTTAAACTTTCAAATAATTGGATAAACTTATTTACTTATAAAAGTAATAAATTGCCCTTAGAACCAAAAAATTTATATGAATATATGAATTTCAGACTTTATATGCACCCCATGCCTTATTGGCTTTCAACCGAAGATGTTGTCAGTTTAAAAAATCAAATTGAGACAAGAGTTCCTTTTCTTGATCAAAGAATTGTTTTTAGGTCTAAATTTCAAGATATCAATTCTTTATACTTAAAAGGTAAAAATAAATTTCAACTTAGGCAAGCTTATAAAGATTTACCTGCCCACATAATAAATTTACAAAGAAAATATCCAAGACCCGCCGATACAAGAAATTTAGTTTATTCAGTTAAAGCTCAAAATGCAATTAAAAGTTTTATTAACTCATCCTTCTACAAAGAATTAAATATATCCAAAATTTCAAGAATATCAGATCTATATCAGAATGATATGACAAAAAATAATCCTGAAAATACAGACAATTGGTTTAGAATGCTAACATGTTTTTTCTTACTTAATTGA